One genomic window of Euleptes europaea isolate rEulEur1 chromosome 8, rEulEur1.hap1, whole genome shotgun sequence includes the following:
- the TDP2 gene encoding tyrosyl-DNA phosphodiesterase 2 encodes MEVSGVASGMEQEEMRAEQRPAEEEGEEQKQRADADVEKHRRQLCTEFASVAGSDAAVARCYLAENDWDVQRALNSYFEPPLDEQRLDRAPQALPGTETFVDLTDSPNASSVVAAVKEAGLGPQEDDSTLSLITWNIDGLDLSNQQERARGVCSYLALYRPDVVFLQEVVPIYLNYLKKRAVSYTIIPGNTEGYFTAIMLKKSRVRVLHHEIIPFPTTSMMRNLLSVHATVSGNELWFMTSHLESTKDHAEERLNQLKLVLKKISETPASTTVIFGGDTNLRDKEVAKLGGLPSDILDIWEFLGKPEHCHYTWDTSQNTNLDARYKCKMRFDRLLLRAASTGGQIIPQSLDLIGLEKLDCGKFPSDHWGLLCNFDVVL; translated from the exons ATGGAAGTGAGCGGCGTTGCTTCGGGGATGGAGCAGGAGGAAATGCGGGCGGAGCAGCGTCCAgctgaggaggagggagaagagcagAAGCAGCGGGCGGACGCAGATGTGGAAAAGCACCGGCGGCAGCTTTGCACGGAGTTTGCTTCTGTCGCCGGCAGTGACGCCGCCGTGGCTCGGTGCTACCTGGCCGAGAATGACTGGGACGTGCAA AGGGCGCTGAATTCTTACTTTGAACCACCCCTTGATGAACAGCGTTTGGACAGGGCGCCCCAGGCTCTCCCCGGAACTGAGACCTT TGTTGACCTGACTGATAGTCCGAATGCCAGTAGTGTAGTGGCTGCTGTGAAAGAGGCAGGGCTTGGCCCGCAAGAGGATGACAGCACACTTTCCTTAATTACTTGGAACATAGATGGCCTGGATTTGAGTAATCAGCAAGAAAGGGCACGAGGAGTCTGCTCCTATTTAGCTCT GTATCGTCCAGATGTGGTATTTTTACAAGAAGTTGTTCCAATATATCTGaactatctgaagaagagagctgttaGTTACACAATTATTCCAG GTAACACTGAAGGTTATTTTACGGCTATAATGTTGAAAAAATCAAGAGTAAGAGTTTTACATCATGAAATAATACCTTTTCCAACAACCTCTATGATGAGAAATTTATTATCAGTACAT GCAACCGTTTCCGGCAATGAGCTTTGGTTTATGACTTCCCATCTGGAGAGCACAAAGGATCACGCTGAAGAGCGTTtaaaccagttgaagctggtgctGAAGAAAATTAGTGAGACACCAGCATCCACTACTGTGATATTTGGAGGAGATACAAATCTGAGAGACAAAGAG GTTGCTAAACTAGGTGGTCTACCTAGCGACATTCTGGACATCTGGGAGTTTTTGGGCAAGCCAGAACATTGTCACTACACATGGGATACAAGCCAAAATACTAACTTGGATGCCCGTTACAAGTGCAAGATGCGGTTTGATCGCCTGCTTCTTCGAGCCGCTTCTACTGGTGGGCAAATAATTCCCCAGAGTTTGGATTTAATTGGGCTGGAGAAACTAGACTGTGGCAAATTCCCTAGTGACCACTGGGGTCTGTTGTGCAACTTTGATGTGGTACTATAA